One window of Burkholderia cepacia GG4 genomic DNA carries:
- a CDS encoding undecaprenyl-phosphate glucose phosphotransferase, producing MRRAALAATDAALVLAGALAAQAAMGLAWHQLSDAQRGAIALLCVLTVALLPRSARVVRGRASTHGGGPALTRTVVAVMCASTLTVAGTMSIMNRGGTVTTRWIARTVLSGDAALLLGRLAWCALALSRGDLRAQQRRVAVVGATAYGRVAIERMQLEPGGAFAAACVFDDAAPAAAAADGIGGVPVIDDWGALRRMIRGGEIDEVWLTLPMSHEWRIQRIVRELRDEFVELRLLPDVRQMAVVERSATDVLGMPAINLATTPRSAPELWAKFAFDRLFAVVVLIPLLPLLTVLAIAVKLSSPGPVLFRQRRKGADGREFQILKFRTMRAHRAQPGVVRQASRNDARITPVGAFLRRTSLDELPQFFNVLFGQMSVVGPRPHAIEHDDFYRQLIDCYMYRYRVRPGITGWAQVNGYRGETRKVEAMAARVKFDLFYMQNWSFWFDMKIILMTIVRGFIGRNAF from the coding sequence ATGCGACGTGCCGCGCTTGCCGCGACTGACGCCGCGCTCGTGCTGGCGGGCGCGCTCGCGGCACAGGCCGCGATGGGGCTCGCGTGGCATCAATTGTCCGATGCGCAGCGCGGCGCGATCGCATTGCTGTGCGTGCTGACCGTCGCGCTGTTGCCGCGCAGCGCGCGCGTGGTGCGTGGCCGTGCGTCGACGCACGGCGGCGGACCGGCGTTGACGCGCACGGTGGTGGCCGTCATGTGCGCGAGCACGCTGACGGTGGCCGGCACGATGTCGATCATGAACCGCGGCGGCACGGTCACGACGCGCTGGATCGCGCGCACGGTGCTGTCCGGCGATGCGGCGCTGCTGCTCGGCAGGCTGGCGTGGTGCGCGCTCGCGCTGTCGCGCGGCGACCTGCGCGCGCAGCAGCGGCGGGTCGCCGTCGTCGGCGCGACCGCGTACGGACGCGTGGCGATCGAACGGATGCAGCTCGAGCCGGGTGGCGCGTTCGCGGCTGCCTGCGTATTCGACGACGCCGCGCCGGCCGCGGCCGCGGCGGATGGCATCGGCGGCGTGCCGGTGATCGACGATTGGGGCGCGCTGCGGCGCATGATTCGCGGCGGCGAGATCGATGAAGTATGGCTCACGCTGCCGATGTCGCACGAGTGGCGCATCCAGCGCATCGTGCGCGAGTTGCGCGACGAGTTCGTCGAGCTGCGGCTGTTGCCGGACGTGCGGCAGATGGCGGTCGTCGAGCGTTCGGCGACCGACGTGCTCGGCATGCCGGCGATCAACCTCGCGACCACGCCGCGCTCCGCGCCGGAGCTATGGGCGAAGTTCGCGTTCGACCGGCTGTTCGCGGTCGTCGTGCTGATCCCGCTGCTGCCGCTGCTGACGGTGCTGGCGATCGCGGTGAAGCTGTCGTCGCCGGGGCCCGTCTTGTTCAGGCAGCGCCGCAAGGGCGCCGACGGGCGCGAGTTCCAGATCCTCAAGTTCAGGACGATGCGCGCGCATCGCGCACAGCCGGGCGTCGTGCGGCAGGCCTCGCGCAACGATGCGCGCATCACGCCGGTCGGTGCGTTCCTGCGGCGCACGTCGCTCGACGAGCTGCCGCAGTTCTTCAACGTGCTGTTCGGCCAGATGTCGGTGGTCGGGCCACGTCCCCATGCGATCGAGCATGACGACTTCTATCGGCAACTGATCGACTGCTACATGTATCGCTATCGCGTGCGGCCGGGGATCACGGGCTGGGCGCAGGTGAACGGTTATCGCGGCGAGACGCGCAAGGTCGAGGCGATGGCCGCGCGCGTGAAGTTCGACCTGTTCTACATGCAGAACTGGAGCTTCTGGTTCGACATGAAGATCATCCTGATGACGATCGTGCGTGGCTTCATCGGCCGCAACGCATTTTAA
- the polX gene encoding DNA polymerase/3'-5' exonuclease PolX, producing the protein MPIHNAECAAVFAEIADMLEIQGANPFRVRAYRNAARTIADYGRDIPAMIASGGDPGQIPSIGTDLASKLREIAATGTCELQQTLRHALPGAIVELLDVPGLGAKRVKALHDALHVDSLEQLRAEAKSGHVRALPGFGARTEAHLLDAIDDRLQREPQRFLLPDAARSLLPLLERLREVAGVGEAVPAGSFRRCRETVGDLDILVTAKDPAAVADAFVAYDEVARVLANGKTRSSVVLGNGLQVDLRVVDADAFGAALVYFTGSKAHNITLRRIAQAGGLKINEYGVFRGDERIAGATEASVYEAIGLHWVPPELREDRGEIDASRAGTLPALVERKHVHGDLHAHTDASAGRDSLRAMVDAARARGLAYLAVTDRMPEAGGTDWLVRQIDEIDRINASFDNFVLLKGVEAGIRADGSLDVPDEVLGRLDLVVGAVRDGFDLPGDAQTERMLRAMDHPYFTILAHPTGRLLGTRDACELDVPRVIARAAARHCFVELDGDPRRLDLPDVWCRAAAKAGVAVAIGSDAQCASDLDHLTYGIGQARRGWLTRHDVLNTRTLAQLRPLLARTMGASGAPKRGRPKGA; encoded by the coding sequence ATGCCGATCCACAATGCCGAGTGCGCGGCCGTGTTCGCCGAAATCGCCGACATGCTTGAGATCCAGGGCGCCAACCCGTTCCGGGTGCGCGCATATCGCAACGCCGCCCGTACCATTGCCGACTACGGGCGCGATATTCCCGCGATGATCGCGAGCGGCGGCGATCCCGGCCAGATTCCGTCGATCGGAACCGATCTCGCGTCGAAGCTGCGCGAGATCGCCGCCACCGGAACCTGCGAACTGCAGCAAACGCTGCGCCACGCATTGCCGGGTGCGATCGTCGAACTGCTCGACGTGCCGGGGCTCGGCGCGAAACGCGTGAAGGCGCTGCACGATGCACTGCACGTCGATTCGCTCGAGCAGCTCCGCGCCGAAGCGAAGAGTGGGCACGTGCGGGCGCTGCCGGGATTCGGCGCGAGAACCGAAGCGCATCTGCTCGATGCGATCGACGACCGCCTGCAGCGTGAGCCGCAGCGCTTCCTGTTGCCGGACGCCGCGCGATCGCTGCTGCCGTTGCTCGAACGGCTGCGTGAGGTCGCTGGTGTCGGCGAAGCGGTGCCGGCCGGGAGCTTTCGCCGCTGCCGCGAGACGGTGGGCGATCTCGACATCCTCGTCACCGCGAAGGATCCGGCCGCGGTGGCCGACGCGTTCGTCGCGTACGACGAGGTCGCGCGCGTGCTCGCGAACGGCAAGACGCGCTCGAGCGTCGTGCTCGGCAACGGGCTGCAGGTCGACCTGCGGGTGGTCGACGCCGACGCGTTCGGCGCGGCGCTCGTCTATTTCACGGGCTCGAAGGCGCACAACATCACGTTGCGCCGGATCGCGCAGGCCGGCGGGCTGAAGATCAACGAATACGGCGTGTTCCGCGGCGACGAGCGGATCGCGGGCGCGACGGAGGCATCCGTCTACGAGGCGATCGGCTTGCACTGGGTGCCGCCCGAACTGCGCGAGGATCGCGGCGAGATCGACGCGTCGCGCGCCGGCACGCTGCCGGCCCTGGTCGAACGCAAGCACGTTCATGGCGACCTGCACGCGCATACCGACGCGTCGGCCGGTCGCGACAGCCTGCGCGCGATGGTGGACGCGGCACGCGCGCGGGGGCTCGCGTACCTGGCCGTCACGGACCGGATGCCGGAGGCAGGCGGCACCGACTGGCTCGTGCGGCAGATCGACGAGATCGACCGCATCAATGCATCGTTTGACAATTTCGTGCTGCTGAAGGGCGTCGAGGCCGGCATTCGCGCGGACGGCAGCCTCGATGTGCCTGACGAGGTGCTCGGCCGGCTCGACCTCGTCGTCGGCGCGGTGCGCGACGGCTTCGACCTGCCGGGCGATGCGCAGACCGAACGGATGCTGCGCGCGATGGACCATCCGTATTTCACGATCCTTGCGCATCCGACCGGCCGGCTGCTCGGCACACGCGACGCATGCGAACTCGACGTGCCGCGCGTGATTGCCCGGGCCGCCGCGCGCCACTGCTTCGTCGAACTCGACGGCGACCCGCGACGGCTCGACCTGCCGGACGTCTGGTGCCGCGCGGCCGCGAAGGCCGGCGTCGCGGTGGCGATCGGCTCGGACGCGCAGTGCGCGAGCGACCTCGACCACCTGACATACGGCATCGGCCAGGCGCGGCGCGGCTGGCTGACGCGGCACGACGTGCTGAACACGCGCACGCTCGCGCAACTGCGGCCGTTGCTCGCGCGCACGATGGGCGCGAGCGGCGCGCCGAAGCGCGGCCGACCGAAGGGGGCGTGA
- a CDS encoding acyl carrier protein, with protein sequence MKNAIRTILKHVAHLEAAIDSIGDGDDLYEAGLSSLDTIQLMLAIEKQFNIEIPDEMLNRNLFRSIDALADTIATLQRAEHSA encoded by the coding sequence GTGAAAAACGCAATCAGAACCATCCTCAAGCACGTCGCCCATCTCGAAGCAGCGATCGATTCGATCGGTGACGGGGACGACCTTTACGAAGCAGGCCTCTCGTCGCTCGACACGATCCAGCTGATGCTCGCGATCGAGAAGCAGTTCAACATCGAGATTCCCGACGAGATGCTGAACCGCAACCTGTTCCGCAGCATCGACGCGCTCGCGGACACGATCGCCACCCTGCAACGCGCCGAGCATTCGGCATGA
- a CDS encoding TraR/DksA family transcriptional regulator has translation MALDQQQRQTLQRRLTDSEQALRADIRTSEDQRASESYADLAGAAPDEGDEANADLFVDMDHALIGMKLAELRAIGRAQQRMRDGSYGECIDCDAPVGYERLLARPSAERCTHCQSIYERRYATTPRASL, from the coding sequence ATGGCGCTCGACCAACAGCAACGGCAGACGCTGCAGCGGCGGCTGACTGACAGCGAGCAGGCGCTGCGCGCGGATATCCGCACGAGCGAGGACCAGCGCGCGTCGGAGTCCTATGCCGATCTCGCCGGCGCCGCGCCGGACGAGGGTGACGAGGCGAACGCCGATCTGTTCGTCGACATGGATCACGCATTGATCGGAATGAAGCTGGCCGAACTGAGGGCGATCGGGCGCGCGCAGCAGCGCATGCGCGACGGCAGCTACGGCGAGTGCATCGATTGCGATGCGCCGGTCGGCTACGAGCGGCTGCTCGCACGGCCGAGCGCCGAGCGCTGCACGCATTGCCAGTCGATATACGAGCGTCGCTACGCAACGACGCCGCGCGCATCGCTCTGA
- a CDS encoding acyl-CoA dehydrogenase family protein has translation MSTLLPELAADGEAHRLDEAAHAVAQIAAQHADAVDRDARCPVEAIEAMRARRLLGAMVPTPLGGAGASLADVVSACSILGQACASSAMVFAMHQIQVACIVDHAADQGWHRLFLQQLVRHQWLLASATSEDGVGGNLRASQCALESNGGEFRLHKAAPTISYGDYADGILATARRDADAPASEQVLVTLLRDGYTLTRRGEWDTLGMRGTCSNGFVLDAQGATVQCLPVPFAQIAEQTMVPVSHILWAAVWIGVAGDAFHRAHQFFRAQARQSDGAPSPASRRIAESLALMQAMQARVDNVLRLYARASSRSWSAGMAWAAEINTLKTYVSSTALEVVQQAMMICGMAGYKHGTPFSIGRHLRDLHAAPLMISNDRIAANTSSLLLALRPATLEKHS, from the coding sequence ATGAGCACGCTGCTTCCCGAACTCGCGGCCGACGGCGAAGCGCATCGGCTCGACGAGGCCGCGCACGCCGTCGCCCAGATCGCCGCGCAGCACGCGGACGCGGTCGATCGCGACGCGCGCTGCCCCGTCGAGGCGATCGAGGCGATGCGGGCACGCCGCCTGCTTGGCGCGATGGTCCCGACCCCGCTCGGCGGCGCCGGCGCGTCACTCGCGGACGTCGTCTCCGCATGCTCGATCCTCGGCCAGGCCTGTGCGTCGTCGGCAATGGTGTTCGCGATGCACCAGATCCAGGTTGCCTGCATCGTCGATCACGCGGCCGACCAGGGCTGGCACCGGCTGTTCCTGCAGCAGCTCGTGCGGCACCAGTGGCTGCTCGCGTCGGCGACGTCGGAAGACGGCGTCGGCGGCAACCTGCGTGCGAGCCAGTGCGCGCTCGAAAGCAACGGCGGCGAATTCCGGCTGCACAAGGCCGCACCGACGATCTCGTACGGCGACTACGCGGACGGCATCCTCGCGACCGCGCGCCGCGACGCCGACGCGCCCGCGTCCGAGCAGGTGCTCGTCACGCTGCTGCGCGACGGCTATACGCTCACGCGCCGCGGCGAATGGGACACGCTGGGCATGCGCGGCACGTGCAGCAACGGCTTCGTGCTCGACGCGCAGGGCGCGACCGTGCAATGCCTGCCGGTGCCGTTCGCGCAGATCGCCGAACAGACGATGGTGCCGGTTTCGCACATCCTGTGGGCCGCGGTATGGATCGGGGTCGCCGGTGACGCATTCCATCGTGCACATCAGTTCTTCCGCGCGCAGGCACGCCAGAGCGATGGTGCGCCGTCGCCGGCGTCGCGACGCATCGCCGAATCGCTCGCGCTGATGCAGGCGATGCAGGCACGCGTCGACAACGTGCTGCGCCTGTACGCGCGCGCGTCGTCCCGTTCGTGGTCGGCCGGCATGGCCTGGGCCGCCGAAATCAACACACTGAAGACCTATGTGTCGTCGACGGCGCTCGAGGTCGTGCAGCAGGCGATGATGATCTGCGGGATGGCCGGCTACAAGCACGGCACGCCGTTCAGCATCGGCCGCCACCTTCGCGACCTGCACGCGGCGCCGCTGATGATCAGCAACGACCGCATCGCCGCCAATACCTCGAGCCTGCTGCTCGCACTGCGTCCCGCGACGCTGGAGAAACACTCGTGA
- a CDS encoding DUF1839 family protein gives MNFVSRDGEDVSFDDVRHRARHYRPHPLHSQEMVWKQTNCYVDMWLEVLRWWGLNPYAALPFTIALDFEGDQFTFFKFPHDELERLYGIVVQEHSIYESLDQHIETQVARGHLMIVEVDAWYLPDTRGSSYRTQHTKTTIGIDAIDRVRHQIGYFHNSSYYVAEDFDYDGLVGGSSPMPLPPYVECAKRRFAPLDERALCEASLAALQHHLRRLPVVNPVSAFRRQLQIDAKSLADSPLERFHAYSFNSVRQLGANFELFGHYTRWLQASGCVGPFAELRTACDRIASEAMVLEFRLARACARGKEERGDGTLEAIEAAYSDLVDCARQITSSRQHATPVRIDAAPVPLMR, from the coding sequence ATGAACTTCGTGTCCCGCGACGGCGAGGACGTGTCGTTCGACGACGTGCGCCACCGCGCACGCCACTACCGGCCACACCCGCTGCACAGCCAGGAAATGGTCTGGAAACAGACCAACTGTTACGTCGACATGTGGCTCGAGGTGCTCAGGTGGTGGGGCCTCAATCCGTATGCGGCGCTGCCGTTTACGATCGCGCTCGATTTCGAGGGCGACCAGTTCACGTTCTTCAAGTTTCCGCACGACGAACTGGAGCGGCTCTACGGAATCGTCGTGCAGGAACACTCGATCTACGAATCGCTCGACCAGCACATCGAGACGCAGGTCGCGCGCGGTCACCTGATGATCGTCGAGGTCGACGCGTGGTACCTGCCCGACACGCGCGGCAGCAGCTACCGCACACAACATACGAAGACGACGATCGGCATCGACGCGATCGATCGGGTACGACACCAGATCGGCTACTTCCACAACAGCAGCTATTACGTGGCCGAGGATTTCGACTACGACGGCCTCGTCGGCGGCAGCTCGCCGATGCCGCTGCCGCCCTATGTGGAGTGCGCGAAGCGACGTTTCGCGCCGCTCGACGAGCGCGCGCTGTGCGAAGCGTCGCTCGCCGCGCTGCAGCATCACTTGCGGCGCCTGCCGGTCGTCAATCCGGTCTCGGCGTTCCGGCGCCAGTTGCAGATCGATGCGAAATCGCTCGCCGATTCACCGCTCGAACGCTTCCACGCGTACTCGTTCAATTCGGTACGGCAACTCGGCGCGAACTTCGAACTGTTCGGCCACTACACGCGCTGGCTGCAGGCAAGCGGCTGCGTCGGCCCGTTCGCCGAACTCCGCACCGCGTGCGATCGCATTGCGTCCGAGGCGATGGTGCTGGAATTCCGGCTCGCGCGGGCCTGCGCGCGCGGCAAGGAAGAACGCGGCGACGGGACGCTCGAAGCGATCGAAGCGGCTTATTCCGATCTCGTCGACTGCGCACGGCAGATCACGTCGTCGCGGCAGCACGCGACCCCCGTTCGCATCGACGCGGCACCCGTGCCGCTGATGCGGTGA
- a CDS encoding amino acid--[acyl-carrier-protein] ligase — translation MNDRLPVPSTASTAPAPSDAPLDRAGVNPLRDALIDAGLLVSTGIQGLFGRSERFERVVEALDAFVTRLGADQQADVLRFPPAMSRTEFERSEYMKSFPQLAGSVHAFGGDERRHQRLLQCLDRGEDWTEDQKPTYVVMTPAACYPVYPVVARAGALPGDGRIVDVFSYCFRHEPSLDPTRMQLFRMREYVRIGTPEQIVAFRETWMERGTRMIDALRLPNTIDLANDPFFGRGGKIVANSQREQNLKFELLIPIEHDDRQTACLSFNYHMDHFGLLWDIRTATGDVAHTGCVGFGLERLTLALFRHHGLDIDAWPREVRDVLWSTR, via the coding sequence GTGAACGATCGCCTGCCCGTGCCTTCCACCGCTTCCACCGCCCCCGCGCCGTCCGACGCGCCGCTCGACCGCGCGGGCGTCAATCCGCTGCGCGACGCGCTGATCGATGCGGGCCTGCTGGTGTCGACCGGCATCCAGGGCCTGTTCGGCCGCAGCGAGCGGTTCGAGCGCGTCGTGGAAGCGCTCGATGCCTTCGTCACGCGGCTCGGTGCCGACCAGCAGGCCGACGTGCTGCGGTTCCCGCCGGCGATGAGCCGGACCGAGTTCGAGCGCAGCGAATACATGAAGAGCTTCCCGCAGCTCGCGGGCAGCGTGCATGCGTTCGGCGGCGACGAACGGCGCCACCAGCGCCTGCTGCAGTGCCTCGACCGCGGCGAGGACTGGACCGAGGACCAGAAGCCGACCTACGTCGTGATGACGCCGGCCGCCTGCTATCCGGTCTACCCGGTCGTCGCGCGCGCGGGTGCGCTGCCCGGCGACGGCCGGATCGTCGACGTGTTCTCGTACTGCTTCCGTCACGAGCCGTCGCTCGACCCGACCCGCATGCAGCTGTTCCGGATGCGCGAGTACGTCCGGATCGGCACGCCCGAGCAAATCGTCGCGTTCCGCGAGACCTGGATGGAGCGCGGCACGCGGATGATCGACGCGCTGCGCCTGCCGAACACGATCGATCTCGCGAACGATCCGTTCTTCGGGCGCGGCGGCAAGATCGTCGCGAACAGCCAGCGCGAGCAGAACCTGAAGTTCGAGCTGCTGATCCCGATCGAGCACGACGACCGGCAGACCGCGTGCCTGAGCTTCAACTACCACATGGATCACTTCGGGCTGCTGTGGGACATCCGCACCGCGACGGGCGACGTCGCGCACACGGGCTGCGTCGGCTTCGGCCTCGAACGGCTGACGCTCGCGCTGTTCCGCCACCACGGCCTCGACATCGACGCGTGGCCGCGCGAAGTCCGCGACGTGCTGTGGAGCACGCGATGA
- a CDS encoding Crp/Fnr family transcriptional regulator — MTHQANDAVAHATGMIELSHSFDANRFLAALDRDQRAMLIANLQLVHLKSGQVLCEPGEMLAAVYLPVTTAISLQYVSSAGMTLEVAQIGSESIVCDDVIGGSGRMPCRAIACRDGFVYRLDRRIFATAFDASPVIRHLVFVSVRLLMAQVSQITFCSRHHVLKHQLCRWFLLAYDRSRSIEIQVTHSMLAQMLGVRRETVTDAAGEIQKLGLIRQYRSSIELADLGGLEKLSCGCRAIVRDEMKRILATDSGVTAAARA; from the coding sequence GTGACCCACCAGGCCAATGACGCCGTCGCCCACGCGACCGGCATGATCGAGCTTTCCCACAGCTTCGACGCCAACCGGTTTCTCGCGGCCCTCGACCGCGACCAACGCGCGATGCTGATCGCCAACCTGCAACTCGTTCACCTGAAATCCGGGCAAGTGCTGTGCGAACCCGGCGAAATGCTGGCCGCCGTCTACCTGCCCGTCACGACCGCGATTTCGCTGCAGTACGTGTCGTCCGCCGGCATGACGCTGGAAGTCGCGCAGATCGGCAGCGAGAGCATCGTGTGCGACGACGTGATCGGCGGCAGCGGCCGGATGCCCTGCCGCGCCATCGCATGCCGCGACGGCTTCGTCTATCGGCTCGACCGGCGCATATTCGCCACGGCCTTCGACGCGTCACCCGTCATTCGCCATCTGGTGTTCGTCAGCGTGCGGCTGCTGATGGCGCAGGTATCGCAGATCACCTTCTGCAGTCGTCATCACGTGCTCAAACATCAGTTATGCAGATGGTTCCTGCTCGCGTACGATCGTTCGCGCAGCATCGAGATCCAGGTCACCCACAGCATGCTCGCGCAGATGCTCGGCGTACGGCGCGAAACGGTCACGGATGCGGCCGGGGAAATCCAGAAGCTCGGCCTGATCCGCCAGTACCGGAGTTCGATCGAGCTGGCCGATCTCGGCGGCCTCGAGAAGCTGTCGTGCGGCTGCCGCGCGATCGTGCGCGACGAGATGAAGCGCATCCTGGCGACAGACTCGGGCGTGACGGCCGCGGCGCGTGCGTGA
- a CDS encoding Crp/Fnr family transcriptional regulator, with protein sequence MLHLHSSYSANAILAALPEDSIRAIAPHLELVRIKAGMLDRVGEPMRHLHFPTTAMMSVQHLMEDGAMVEVAVVGREGVVGLATLVGGAAVSNRVEVRIGGTAYRVPTCVMRSEFERSPATYRLLLNCCQATMAQISRSALCNRHHSVSDQLSRWLLLAHDRIDGDELAVTQQTIANMLGVRREGVTEAAGHLQDAGLIRQRRGRITVLDRDGLERQACECYDLIRADYRRLLGSREVARPMPVRPRLPEMHGGFPAHGA encoded by the coding sequence ATGCTTCATCTTCACTCGAGCTACTCGGCGAATGCCATCCTCGCTGCCCTCCCGGAGGACAGCATCCGTGCGATCGCACCGCACCTCGAGCTGGTCAGGATCAAGGCTGGCATGCTCGACAGGGTCGGCGAACCGATGCGTCATCTGCACTTCCCGACGACCGCCATGATGTCGGTGCAGCACCTCATGGAGGATGGTGCGATGGTCGAGGTGGCGGTGGTCGGCCGCGAAGGCGTGGTTGGCCTCGCGACGCTGGTCGGCGGCGCCGCGGTGTCGAACCGGGTCGAAGTCCGCATCGGCGGGACGGCCTATCGCGTACCGACCTGCGTGATGCGCTCGGAATTCGAACGATCGCCCGCGACTTACCGGCTGCTGCTGAACTGCTGCCAGGCGACCATGGCGCAGATCTCGCGCAGCGCGCTGTGCAACCGGCATCACTCGGTCAGCGACCAGTTGAGCCGCTGGCTGCTGCTCGCGCATGACCGGATCGACGGCGACGAGCTGGCCGTCACGCAGCAGACGATCGCCAACATGCTCGGCGTGCGCCGCGAGGGCGTGACGGAAGCGGCCGGCCATCTGCAGGACGCCGGGTTGATCCGGCAGCGCCGCGGCCGCATCACCGTGCTCGATCGCGACGGTCTCGAACGGCAGGCGTGCGAATGCTACGACCTGATTCGCGCGGACTATCGCCGGCTGCTCGGTTCGCGCGAGGTCGCGAGGCCGATGCCGGTGCGGCCGCGGCTGCCGGAGATGCATGGCGGGTTCCCCGCGCACGGTGCGTGA